Proteins from a genomic interval of Crassostrea angulata isolate pt1a10 chromosome 7, ASM2561291v2, whole genome shotgun sequence:
- the LOC128155275 gene encoding uncharacterized protein LOC128155275 has translation MYLSHPKIPSKPVKSALPVFGSISRSPRTPASSSLYSESSDGGSKGVQYSDTFVSESGIPSVGYQRKKTPRKTMISFKENDVTETIETEIPFTGRSVTEMPFTERNGKSHTERATTEIETCISENESEKFVTVTERIPSLSETKSSQSLYSNTFESDQSNLEDEKSPVVSSKSDQEQTKYDYSDTFHSTENSSGQLFSSKRDSRSFQAETDESDDSHYSTFTEESLTESSTFRSLEESVASASPTPESYTLTFEEESELDREYSTDFEKSSSLKTDYTDTFLPTDSLEDSEKIRKEAEIKKISQEAEENFVATMITHIKQQPMRETDISVLIDKELEGPEYEELDKHARKYIHKKMKVLKKKLYTGDQDTPSLENVNQWESKKTWSISDYGVHPCILDKLRLHNFIQDMEKAANTEIHDPKKCRECRAHQSSLDAAAAERNFIRLKTREVRQREMEDAYHKHLVKMDSINLIADIARSLPRPTDDPENIEDQLFKGLNLSKSICNNRLSAT, from the exons ATGTATCTATCTCACCCAAAAATACCATCAAAGCCTGTAAAGAGTGCTCTGCCAGTTTTTGGGAGCATTAGCAGAAGTCCGAGAACACCTGCCTCCTCCTCCCTATACTCCGAGTCCAGTGATGGGGGCTCAAAGGGAGTGCAGTATTCAGACACTTTTGTAAGTGAATCTGGGATTCCAAGTGTGGGTTATCAAAGGAAAAAGACCCCAAGAAAAACCATGATTAGCTTCAAAGAAAATGATGTGACAGAAACAATAGAAACTGAAATTCCTTTTACAGGGCGATCAGTTACGGAAATGCCTTTCACGGAGAGGAATGGCAAGTCCCACACAGAGAGAGCTACGACAGAAATTGAGACTTGCATATCAGAGAACGAAAGCGAGAAGTTTGTTACAGTGACAGAGAGAATTCCTTCCCTGTCGGAGACAAAATCTAGTCAGTCATTGTATTCCAACACGTTTGAAAGTGACCAATCTAATCTGGAGGATGAGAAATCACCAGTCGTATCATCAAAGAGTGACCAAGAACAGACAAAATATGATTATTCAGACACTTTCCATTCCACAGAGAACTCGAGTGGCCAACTTTTCTCTTCCAAGAGGGATAGTAGATCTTTCCAGGCAGAGACAGATGAATCAGATGACAGCCATTACTCTACATTTACGGAGGAATCATTGACTGAGTCCAGTACATTTAGATCGTTGGAGGAGAGTGTTGCCTCGGCTTCCCCAACACCGGAATCCTATACACTCACATTTGAAGAAGAGTCAGAACTGGACAG GGAATACAGCACAGATTTTGAGAAAAGTAGCTCCTTGAAAACAGACTACACTGACACGTTCCTCCCCACAGACAGTCTAGAGGACTCAGAAAAG ATACGGAAAGAAGCAGAGATCAAGAAAATCAGCCAGGAGGCGGAGGAGAACTTTGTGGCTACCATGATTACCCACATAAAACAACAGCCAATGAGAGAGACTGATATATCTGTGCTGATTGACAAAGAGTTGGAGGGaccag agtATGAAGAACTAGACAAACATGCCAGAAAATATATCCACAAAAAGATGAAGGTACTGAAAAAGAAACTCTACACAG GAGACCAAGACACGCCTTCTCTAGAGAATGTTAACCAGTGGGAGAGTAAGAAAACTTGGAGCATCTCAGACTATGGAGTCCATCCCTGTATACTGGACAAACTCAGGCTTCATAACTTCATCCAGGATATGGAAAAG GCAGCTAATACAGAAATCCATGATCCTAAGAAGTGCAGAGAATGCAG gGCCCACCAATCTTCGTTGGATGCTGCAGCTGCTGAAAGGAACTTCATTCGATTAAAAACACGAGAAGTTAGACAAAGGGAGATGGAGGATGCTTATCATAAACATCTAGTCAAAATG GATTCAATCAACTTGATAGCAGACATTGCCCGCTCCTTACCTAGGCCTACTGACGATCCAGAAAATATTGAGGACCAGTTATTCAAGGGACTTAACTTGTCTAAATCAATCTGTAACAACAGACTGTCTGCTACTTGA